AGTTAAGCGTCCTGCTGTTGGCAATGAACCGCGCTTAGCCAGCCAAGTGGCTCCAGTCGAAGTTAGACAAGGTGTGTAGAAATATGGGTATGCATCCCGTACAGGTGATTGCGGTGACCGGCGGCAAAGGTGGCGTCGGTAAGACCAACGTCTCGGTGAACCTGGCGTTGGCCCTGGCTGATCTCGGCCGTCGGGTGATGCTGATGGACGCCGACCTTGGCTTGGCCAACGTCGACGTGTTGTTGGGCCTCAGCGCCAAACGCACCCTGGAAGACGTCATCAGTGGCGAGTGCGAGCTGCGCGATGTGTTACTGCAGGGCCCTGGCGGCATTCGTATCGTGCCGGCAGCCTCGGGTATTCAGAGCATGGTGCAGCTGTCACCCATGCAACATGCGGGGCTTATCCAGGCGTTCAGCGATATCAGTGACAACCTCGACGTGTTGATCATCGACACCGCCGCGGGTATTGGTGACGGTGTTGTGAGCTTCGTGCGCGCTGCCCAGGAAGTGCTGGTGGTGGTGTGTGATGAGCCTACGTCGATTACCGATGCCTACGCGCTGATCAAATTGCTCAACCGCGACCACGGCATGAACCGTTTCCGCGTACTGGCCAATATGGCTCACAGCCCGCAGGAAGGTCGCAACCTCTTTGCTAAGCTGACTAAAGTCACTGATCGTTTTCTTGATGTTGCCCTGCAGTATGTAGGCGCAGTGCCGTATGACGAGTCAGTGCGCAAGGCCGTGCAGAAGCAGCGCGCGGTCTACGAAGCCTTCCCGCGCTCGAAGTGCGCGCTGGCGTTCAAGGCGATAGCCCAGAAAGTCGACGCCTGGCCGTTACCGGCTAACCCGCGCGGTCATTTGGAGTTTTTCGTTGAGCGTCTGGTGCAGCAACCGATCGCGGACACGGCCATATGACAGCAGCCTCTGGACTTCGTATGTATAGCAAGGCGCAGGCGCAGGATTCCCAGCACCAGTTGATCGAGCGCTACGCGCCCCTGGTCAAACGCATTGCCTATCACTTGCTGGCCCGTCTACCGGCCAATGTGCAGGTCGATGATCTGATTCAGGCCGGGATGATCGGTCTGCTTGAAGCGTCAAAAAAATACGACTCCAGCAAAGGTGCCAGTTTCGAGACGTTCGCCGGTATTCGCATTCGCGGCTCAATGCTTGATGAGGTGCGTAAAGGTGATTGGGCGCCACGTTCAGTGCATCGCAATAGCCGCATGGTTAGCGACGCAATTCGAATAATTGAGGCCAGAACCGGCAGAGACGCTAAAGATCAAGAGGTTGCGGCCGAACTCCAATTGAGTCTCGAGGATTACTACGGCATTCTTGGCGACACTTTAGGCAGCCGCCTGTTCAGTTTCGACGACCTGTTGCAGGACGGCGAGCACGGTGGGCTGGGTGAAGACGCTGGCAGCAACCACCTCGAACCTTCTCGTGATCTGGAAGATGAACGCTTTCAGGCGGCCCTGGCAGATGCCATTGCCAACCTGCCGGAGCGCGAGCGCCTGGTGTTAGCGCTATATTACGATGAAGAACTGAATCTTAAAGAGATCGGCGAGGTGTTGGGGGTTAGCGAATCACGTGTAAGCCAACTACACAGTCAGTGTGCCGCTCGTTTACGCGCTCGTTTGGGCGAGTGGCGTGCACATTGAGTTGTATTCGCTAGCGCTGGGCCGGTTTCACGATTAAAAGCGCACGCAGGTTGCTGTGTGCGTTTGGGACTGTACGGAGGTCGACTTGGACAAGAACATGAAAATCCTCATCGTTGATGACTTTTCAACGATGCGACGGATCATCAAGAACCTCCTGCGTGACTTGGGGTTCACCAACACAGCGGAAGCCGATGATGGCGTCACCGCGCTGCCCATGCTGCAGAGCGGCAGTTTCGATTTTCTGGTGACGGACTGGAACATGCCCGGCATGACGGGCATCGACCTGCTGCGCGCGGTACGTGCAGACGAGCGCCTGAAAACCCTGCCGGTGTTGATGGTCACCGCAGAAGCCAAGCGCGATCAGATCATTGAAGCAGCCCAGGCTGGGGTTAACGGTTATGTAGTCAAACCGTTCACTGCCCAGGTGCTGAAAGAGAAGATTGAAAAGATCTTCGAGCGGGTCAACGGCTGATGTTTGCCATGAGGGTGCTATGGAACATAAAGATTCCGTTCAGGGTGACCTTGAGTCGACCCTGAAACACAACGCTCGCCAACTGGTAGACAGCCTGGAACAAGGCAACTTTGGTGAAGCGGTACAGCTGATACATGAGCTCAACAAAGCGCGTGACCGTGGCCTGTATCACGAGGTCGGCAAGCTGACCCGTGAGCTGCATAACGCCATCGTCAATTTCCAGCTCGACCCCCGTGTGCCACATGCCACTGAGGTTTCGCAAATCACCGATGCCACCGAGCGTTTGAATTACGTGGTGACGATGACCGAAAAAGCGGCCAATCGCACCATGGATCTGGTTGAGCAGAGTGCACCACTGGTTAATGACCTCAGTGATGAGGCACAGAGCCTGAGCGCCGATTGGGGACGCTTTATGCGCCGCGAGATGAGCGCCGATGGTTTCCGCGAACTGGCCAAGCGTGTTGAGCTGTTTCTCGCCCGTAGCGAGCGCGACGGTGCCAAGCTATCTGGGCACCTCAACGATATTCTGCTGGCTCAGGACTATCAGGATTTGACCGGACAGGTGATCAAGCGTGTAACGCAGCTGGTAACCGAAGTGGAAAGCAACCTGCTGAAACTGGTTCTGATGGCCAGTCAGGTGGACCAGTTTGCCGGCATTGAGCACAACCATGAGTTGCTCCGCGCCGAACAAGAAAAACAAAAAGAGCCTTCCCGTGGTGAAGGTCCGCAGATTCATGCCGATAAGCGTGAAGACGTCGCATCCAATCAGGATGATGTCGACGACCTGCTTTCCAGCCTGGGATTTTAGGAGCACGTCTTATGAGCTTCGGCGCCGATGAAGAAATCCTCCAGGACTTCCTGGTAGAGGCCGGCGAGATTCTTGAACTACTGTCCGAACAGCTCGTAGAGCTGGAAAGTCGCCCGGACGACATGAATCTGCTCAACGCTATTTTTCGCGGGTTTCATACCGTTAAAGGTGGTGCCGGTTTTCTCCAGCTCAATGAGCTGGTGGAATGCTGCCATATCGCAGAAAACGTCTTCGACATCCTGCGCAAGGGTGAGCGGCGCGTCGACTCCGCGTTGATGGATGTGGTGCTGGAAGCACTGGATGCGGTCAACAGCATGTTTACCGAAGTCCGTGAACGTACCGATCTGACTCCGGCAACCCCTGAACTGCTTGCTGCCTTGGCGCGTCTGGCTGAACCGGCAGGTGCCGAAGAGACCGCGCCGATTGAAGCGCACGCCGAGCCTGAGCCTGAGCCTGAAACCGAGGTTGCAGTCGAAGAATCCGCTGGCGATATCACCGATAGCGAATTCGAGCAGTTATTGGGTGCCTTGGATGAGTCTCCGACGCAAGCGCCCAGCGCTGCCAGCAGTGATGAAATTACCGATGATGAGTTCGAGTCCTTGCTCGATCAGCTGCACGGCAAAGGTCAGTTTGTAGCGCCTGACGTTGCTGCTGCACCTGCCCCACCTGTTGCGGCTGCACCAGCGGCAGTGGCGGCGGGCGGTGATGAAATCACCGATGATGAATTCGAGTCGTTGCTTGATCAGTTGCATGGCAAAGGTCAGTTTGTTCCGCCTCCTGCGCCAGCACCTGCTACGCCGGCGGCCAAGGCCGAGCCTGCTGAAGCACCGAGTGGTGATATCACTGACGATGAATTCGAGGCCTTGCTTGATCAGCTGCACGGCAAAGGTAAGTTTGTCGAACCTGAAGCGATTAAACCCGTTGTCCCCGCGCCGGTTGCCAAGCCTGTTGAACCAGTCAAGGCCGCAGCTAAACCCGCAGCCAAGCCAGCTGCCAAGGTAGAACCAGCCAAAGCCTCTGCGGCACCGGCTGCCGTGCCAGCCGCTGATAAGGCTGCGCCGCCCAGTGAAGCGGAAACCACTGTGCGGGTCGATACCGCACGGCTTGACGAAATCATGAACATGGTCGGCGAACTGGTGCTGGTGCGTAACCGTCTGGTGCGTCTTGGGGCCAGCAGTGGCGATGAGGCCATGTCCAAGGCGGTGTCCAACCTGGATGTGGTCACGGCTGATCTGCAAACGGCGGTGATGAAAACCCGCATGCAGCCAATCAAGAAAGTCTTCGGGCGCTTCCCGCGTTTGGTTCGTGACCTGGCGCGTAACCTGAAAAAAGAGATCAACCTGGAACTGGTTGGCGAAGAAACCGACCTCGACAAGAACCTGGTCGAAGCATTGGCTGATCCGCTGGTCCACTTGGTGCGCAACGCGGTCGACCATGGCATTGAGACCCCGGAAGAGCGTGAGGCCTCGGGTAAGGCGCGGGGCGGCAAGGTGATACTGTCCGCAGAGCAGGAGGGTGATCACATCCTCTTGTCGATCTCTGACGATGGCAAGGGCATGGACGCGGATGTGCTACGCGCCAAGGCGGTGGAAAAAGGTCTGCTGGATAAAGACGCGGCCGACCGTCTCAATGAGTTCGAGTGCTATAACCTGATTTTCGCTCCGGGCTTCTCGACCAAGACCGAGATTTCAGATGTGTCCGGTCGCGGTGTGGGCATGGACGTGGTGAAAACCAAAATTTCCCAGCTCAATGGCACGGTCAATGTGTTTTCGGTCAAGGGGCAGGGCTCGAAGATTGTTATCAAGGTGCCGCTGACCTTGGCGATCATGCCGACACTGATGGTGATGCTGGCCAATCAAGCGTTCGCCTTCCCATTGGTCAACGTCAATGAAATCTTCCACCTCGACTTGTCGCGAACCAATGTGGTGGACGGTCAGGAAGTGGTCATTGTGCGTGACAAGGCCTTGCCGCTGTTCTACCTCAAGCGCTGGCTGATCGGCAGTGCTGCTCATGTGGAGCAGGGTGAGGGGCATGTAGTGATTCTCACCGTTGGCAGTCAGCGTATCGGCTTTGTGGTCGATCAACTGGTCGGCCAGGAAGAAGTGGTGATCAAGCCGCTGGGCAAAATGCTGCAGGGTACTCCAGGTATGTCAGGTGCGACCATCACCGGTGATGGACGTATTGCCTTGATTCTTGACGTGCCGAGCATGCTCAAACGTTACGCGCGGCGTATCTGATTGTTAGCGGCGCAGCTATCTGTCGCGCCGCTTAGGAGTGTTTATGGCTGTTAAGGTGTTGGTGGTTGATGATTCCGGCTTTTTTCGTCGGCGCGTGTCGGAAATTCTTTCAGCCGATCCGAATATTCAGGTAATCGGCACTGCCACTAACGGCCGTGAAGCCATCGAGCAGGCGCAGGCGCTCAAGCCGGACGTAATCACCATGGATTACGAGATGCCGATGATGGATGGCATCACGGCTGTGCGTAACATCATGCAGCGCTGCCCGACGCCAGTGTTGATGTTTTCCTCGCTGACCCATGAAGGCGCGCGCGTGACGTTGGATGCGCTGGAAGCCGGTGCGGTGGATTTCCTGCCGAAGAATTTCGAGGATATTTCGCGCAATCCAGAGCGGGTCAAGCAGCTGCTTTGCGAAAAAATCCATACCATTGCCCGCAGCAACCGTCGCAGCCTGAGTCCGCCTCCTGTGGCTGCGCCTGTTGCTACACCTGCTGCGCAAAGCAAGCCAGCAGCCCGTCCGGCGGCCACCACTAGCACCTTGGCGCGCCCAGCTGCTTCGCCTACTCCGGCTGTTGCCAGTGCGGCACCTAAGCGCAAGTCCTACAAGCTGGTTGCGATTGGTACCTCGACAGGCGGGCCGGTGGCGCTGCAACGTGTATTGACCCAGTTGCCGGCTAACTTTCCGGCGCCGATTGTGCTGATCCAGCATATGCCAGCGGCCTTTACCAAGGCCTTTGCCGAGCGCCTCGACAAGCTCTGCCGCATAAGCGTAAAGGAAGCCGAGGACGGTGATGTGTTGCGTCCAGGCCTGGCGCTGCTGGCGCCAGGCGGCAAGCAGATGATGGTAGATGCGCGCGGCGTGGTGAAGATCCTTCCTGGCGATGAACGCCTGAACTACAAGCCCTGTGTTGATATCACCTTTGGTTCGGTAGCCAAGTCCTATGGTGACAAGGTGCTGGCGGTGGTGCTGACCGGTATGGGTGCAGACGGCCGTGAAGGTGCGCGCCTGCTCAAACAAGGTGGCAGTCAGGTGTGGGCTCAGGACGAAGCCAGTTGCGTGATCTATGGCATGCCCATGGCCATTGTCAAAGCCAACCTGGCCGATGCCATCTACCCGCTGGATGATATTGGCAGGCACCTGGCGGAGACCTGCATTTAATGGATGTACTGAGCCTTATCGGGGTCATCCTGGCCTTTGTCGCTATCCTCGGCGGCAACTACCTTGAAGGTGGCCATGCTGCGGCTCTGCTCAATGGGCCTGCTGCGCTGATCGTGATTGGCGGCACCCTGGGCGCGGCGTTTTTGCAGGCGCCGATGAATGTGTTCAAGCGCGCTCTGGCCATCATCAGCTGGATCTTCTTTCCCCCGCGTGTGGATCTTGCCGGCGGCATCAACCGGGTGGTTGGCTGGAGCATGACCGCGCGCAAGGAAGGCTTGCTTGGTCTGGAAGCGGTGGCGGATGTCGAAGCCGACCCATACGCCCGCAAAGGTTTGCAGCTGTTGGTTGATGGTGCGGAGCCTGAGGCCATTCGCAGCATTCTTGAAGTTGATCTGTACACCCAGGAAGGCCGGGATATTCAGGCTGCCAAGGTGTTTGAAAGCATGGGCGGCTACGCGCCGACCATTGGCATTATCGGTGCCGTGATGGGCTTGATTCACGTGATGGGTAACCTGGCGGATCCGAGCAAGCTGGGTGCCGGGATTGCCGTAGCCTTTGTCGCCACCATCTACGGCGTGGGTTTTGCCAACCTCCTGCTGCTGCCCATAGGTAACAAACTCAAGGCCATTGCCCAGCGTCAATCGCGTTATCGCGAGATGCTGCTCGAGGGCATTCTGTCGATCGCCGAGGGTGAGAATCCGCGCTCCATCGAATTGAAGCTGCAAGGCTTTATGGATTGATGGGAACAGCATATGGCCCGCAGGCGTCATCAAGAAGAACATGAAAACCACGAACGTTGGCTGGTCTCCTATGCCGACTTCATCACCTTGCTGTTCGCGTTCTTTGTGGTCATGTATTCGATTTCCTCAATCAATGAAGGCAAGTACAAGATTCTTTCAGACAGCCTTACAGGGGTGTTCAATCAGCCTGATCGGGCGATCAAGCCGATTCCGGTAGGTGAAGAGCGGCCACGCACCACTGAGCCTGATCGTTCGCTGGTGGATGAGGAAAGCGCGCAGTCATCCGCTGATGACCTGCAGAGCATTGCCAGCAGCGTGCGTGAGGCATTCGGCGACTTGATTCAGTCCGAGCAGCTCAAGGTCAGTGGCAATGAGTTGTGGATTGAGATTGAACTCAGCTCCAGCCTGCTGTTTACCAGCGGCGATGCCATACCCAACAATGCGGCATTCGACATTATCGAGAAGGTAGCCAAAATTCTGGCGCCTTACGAAAACCCGATTCACGTGGAAGGCTTTACCGACAACCTGCCGATTCAGACGGCTCAGTTCCCGACCAACTGGGAACTGTCTACCGCGCGGGCTGCCAGTATCGTGCGTATGCTGACTATGGATGGGGTCAACCCCAGTCGGTTGGCGGCAGTCGGTTATGGTGAGTTCCAGCCCGTCGCGGATAACACCACGGCCGAGGGACGTGGGCGTAATCGCAGGGTCGTGTTGGTAATCTCGCGCAATCTAGATGTGCGTCGCAGTGTGAGTGGTGTCGGCAGCGCTAATGCCAAACCTGATGCGGCCTTGCAACGGGCTGGCACGCAACCTGCACCAGCTCCGGCAGCGCCGGCCCCGCAAGCGGGTGCCGTCAATCCCCCGTCGCCGGCCCCATAAGGGTGGCCCCGTTCTCGGTCAGGCTGCAGCTGCACCGGGAGGATGATAACGATGAGAGTCTGGGCAGTAGCCAATCAAAAAGGTGGAGTCGGCAAGACCACCACATCAATCGCTCTGGCAGGTCTGTTGGCCGATGCCGGCAAGCGTGTGGTGATTGTCGATCTCGATCCCCATGGGTCGATGACCAGCTATTTCGGGCATGACCCGGATAGCCTGGAACACAGCAGCTTTGACCTGTTTCAGCATAAGGGCAGTGTGCCTCGCGGTTTGCCGCAGCAATTGCTGTTGCCCACCAGTGATGAGCGGATATCTCTGCTGCCCTCGAGTACTGCGCTGGCCACGCTTGAGCGCCAGTCGCCAGGGCAGAGTGGCCTGGGCCTGGTGATTGCCAAGAGCCTGGCGCAGCTCTGGCAGGACTTCGACCATGCGGTGATCGACAGTCCGCCCTTGCTCGGTGTATTGATGGTCAACGCACTGGCCGCTAGCCAGCAGCTGGTGATTCCAGTGCAGACCGAGTTCCTCGCTGTCAAAGGCCTGGAGCG
This DNA window, taken from Pseudomonas sp. SG20056, encodes the following:
- the fliA gene encoding RNA polymerase sigma factor FliA; its protein translation is MTAASGLRMYSKAQAQDSQHQLIERYAPLVKRIAYHLLARLPANVQVDDLIQAGMIGLLEASKKYDSSKGASFETFAGIRIRGSMLDEVRKGDWAPRSVHRNSRMVSDAIRIIEARTGRDAKDQEVAAELQLSLEDYYGILGDTLGSRLFSFDDLLQDGEHGGLGEDAGSNHLEPSRDLEDERFQAALADAIANLPERERLVLALYYDEELNLKEIGEVLGVSESRVSQLHSQCAARLRARLGEWRAH
- a CDS encoding chemotaxis response regulator CheY, which produces MKILIVDDFSTMRRIIKNLLRDLGFTNTAEADDGVTALPMLQSGSFDFLVTDWNMPGMTGIDLLRAVRADERLKTLPVLMVTAEAKRDQIIEAAQAGVNGYVVKPFTAQVLKEKIEKIFERVNG
- a CDS encoding protein phosphatase CheZ translates to MEHKDSVQGDLESTLKHNARQLVDSLEQGNFGEAVQLIHELNKARDRGLYHEVGKLTRELHNAIVNFQLDPRVPHATEVSQITDATERLNYVVTMTEKAANRTMDLVEQSAPLVNDLSDEAQSLSADWGRFMRREMSADGFRELAKRVELFLARSERDGAKLSGHLNDILLAQDYQDLTGQVIKRVTQLVTEVESNLLKLVLMASQVDQFAGIEHNHELLRAEQEKQKEPSRGEGPQIHADKREDVASNQDDVDDLLSSLGF
- a CDS encoding flagellar motor protein — encoded protein: MDVLSLIGVILAFVAILGGNYLEGGHAAALLNGPAALIVIGGTLGAAFLQAPMNVFKRALAIISWIFFPPRVDLAGGINRVVGWSMTARKEGLLGLEAVADVEADPYARKGLQLLVDGAEPEAIRSILEVDLYTQEGRDIQAAKVFESMGGYAPTIGIIGAVMGLIHVMGNLADPSKLGAGIAVAFVATIYGVGFANLLLLPIGNKLKAIAQRQSRYREMLLEGILSIAEGENPRSIELKLQGFMD
- a CDS encoding chemotaxis response regulator protein-glutamate methylesterase; translation: MAVKVLVVDDSGFFRRRVSEILSADPNIQVIGTATNGREAIEQAQALKPDVITMDYEMPMMDGITAVRNIMQRCPTPVLMFSSLTHEGARVTLDALEAGAVDFLPKNFEDISRNPERVKQLLCEKIHTIARSNRRSLSPPPVAAPVATPAAQSKPAARPAATTSTLARPAASPTPAVASAAPKRKSYKLVAIGTSTGGPVALQRVLTQLPANFPAPIVLIQHMPAAFTKAFAERLDKLCRISVKEAEDGDVLRPGLALLAPGGKQMMVDARGVVKILPGDERLNYKPCVDITFGSVAKSYGDKVLAVVLTGMGADGREGARLLKQGGSQVWAQDEASCVIYGMPMAIVKANLADAIYPLDDIGRHLAETCI
- a CDS encoding chemotaxis protein CheA encodes the protein MSFGADEEILQDFLVEAGEILELLSEQLVELESRPDDMNLLNAIFRGFHTVKGGAGFLQLNELVECCHIAENVFDILRKGERRVDSALMDVVLEALDAVNSMFTEVRERTDLTPATPELLAALARLAEPAGAEETAPIEAHAEPEPEPETEVAVEESAGDITDSEFEQLLGALDESPTQAPSAASSDEITDDEFESLLDQLHGKGQFVAPDVAAAPAPPVAAAPAAVAAGGDEITDDEFESLLDQLHGKGQFVPPPAPAPATPAAKAEPAEAPSGDITDDEFEALLDQLHGKGKFVEPEAIKPVVPAPVAKPVEPVKAAAKPAAKPAAKVEPAKASAAPAAVPAADKAAPPSEAETTVRVDTARLDEIMNMVGELVLVRNRLVRLGASSGDEAMSKAVSNLDVVTADLQTAVMKTRMQPIKKVFGRFPRLVRDLARNLKKEINLELVGEETDLDKNLVEALADPLVHLVRNAVDHGIETPEEREASGKARGGKVILSAEQEGDHILLSISDDGKGMDADVLRAKAVEKGLLDKDAADRLNEFECYNLIFAPGFSTKTEISDVSGRGVGMDVVKTKISQLNGTVNVFSVKGQGSKIVIKVPLTLAIMPTLMVMLANQAFAFPLVNVNEIFHLDLSRTNVVDGQEVVIVRDKALPLFYLKRWLIGSAAHVEQGEGHVVILTVGSQRIGFVVDQLVGQEEVVIKPLGKMLQGTPGMSGATITGDGRIALILDVPSMLKRYARRI
- a CDS encoding ParA family protein, with the protein product MRVWAVANQKGGVGKTTTSIALAGLLADAGKRVVIVDLDPHGSMTSYFGHDPDSLEHSSFDLFQHKGSVPRGLPQQLLLPTSDERISLLPSSTALATLERQSPGQSGLGLVIAKSLAQLWQDFDHAVIDSPPLLGVLMVNALAASQQLVIPVQTEFLAVKGLERMVNTLAMINRSRQQALPYTIVPTLFDRRTQASMGTLRVLRNTYPEHLWPAYIPVDTRLRDASRAGVTPSTFDNNSRGVIAYRALLKHLLSQQIAAQVA
- the motD gene encoding flagellar motor protein MotD; the protein is MARRRHQEEHENHERWLVSYADFITLLFAFFVVMYSISSINEGKYKILSDSLTGVFNQPDRAIKPIPVGEERPRTTEPDRSLVDEESAQSSADDLQSIASSVREAFGDLIQSEQLKVSGNELWIEIELSSSLLFTSGDAIPNNAAFDIIEKVAKILAPYENPIHVEGFTDNLPIQTAQFPTNWELSTARAASIVRMLTMDGVNPSRLAAVGYGEFQPVADNTTAEGRGRNRRVVLVISRNLDVRRSVSGVGSANAKPDAALQRAGTQPAPAPAAPAPQAGAVNPPSPAP
- the fleN gene encoding flagellar synthesis regulator FleN, producing the protein MGMHPVQVIAVTGGKGGVGKTNVSVNLALALADLGRRVMLMDADLGLANVDVLLGLSAKRTLEDVISGECELRDVLLQGPGGIRIVPAASGIQSMVQLSPMQHAGLIQAFSDISDNLDVLIIDTAAGIGDGVVSFVRAAQEVLVVVCDEPTSITDAYALIKLLNRDHGMNRFRVLANMAHSPQEGRNLFAKLTKVTDRFLDVALQYVGAVPYDESVRKAVQKQRAVYEAFPRSKCALAFKAIAQKVDAWPLPANPRGHLEFFVERLVQQPIADTAI